A single Sulfurimonas aquatica DNA region contains:
- the hpf gene encoding ribosome hibernation-promoting factor, HPF/YfiA family, whose product MNLQIRSKDVTLTDATKAHIEGAVEAFQKFSLDITTINCVIAAEKKGVNVEFDIHIAHAQPVIINQSDDSLDAAIDLAIDKGSKALRRLHDKVVSHKATSVKDLETLDA is encoded by the coding sequence ATGAACTTACAAATTCGTTCAAAAGATGTTACATTAACTGATGCTACTAAAGCTCATATCGAAGGTGCTGTTGAAGCATTTCAAAAATTTTCATTAGATATTACAACTATTAATTGTGTTATTGCTGCGGAGAAAAAAGGTGTTAATGTTGAGTTTGATATTCATATTGCCCATGCACAGCCTGTTATTATTAACCAAAGTGATGACTCTTTAGATGCAGCTATCGACTTAGCGATTGATAAAGGAAGTAAAGCACTTCGTCGTCTTCATGACAAAGTTGTTTCTCACAAAGCAACTTCAGTTAAAGATTTAGAAACATTAGACGCATAA
- a CDS encoding phosphoribosyltransferase yields the protein MKYYNYENFKNDTNKLIKKVRPLEFEMIVGIARGGLTLAHSMAEGLDIREVQTLRTELYDKTCKREELSIFDSCKFDGEKRVLVVDDIADSGETLDAIMKHLKSKYSDIEFTSAALFYKKTSIYEPDFWINEANEWVEFFWEKDFKEG from the coding sequence ATGAAATATTATAATTATGAAAATTTTAAAAATGACACAAATAAGTTAATAAAAAAAGTTAGACCTCTTGAATTTGAAATGATAGTTGGTATAGCTAGAGGTGGCCTCACACTTGCTCACTCTATGGCTGAAGGATTAGATATTAGAGAAGTTCAAACTCTAAGAACAGAGCTCTATGACAAAACATGTAAACGCGAAGAGTTAAGTATCTTTGATAGCTGTAAGTTTGATGGAGAAAAAAGAGTTTTAGTTGTAGATGACATAGCAGACAGTGGAGAAACACTTGATGCAATTATGAAGCATTTAAAATCAAAATACAGTGATATAGAGTTCACTTCTGCAGCACTGTTTTATAAAAAAACATCTATCTATGAACCAGACTTTTGGATAAATGAGGCAAATGAGTGGGTAGAGTTTTTTTGGGAGAAAGACTTTAAAGAGGGATAG
- a CDS encoding DnaJ domain-containing protein: MTNIIILAILGYFFYYIFKSYSKYSDYSKEAFKNFSVSHDSLKNSELGLFVALVAKVAKADGKIDALEAQLIGIMFDDISAVFPQPEKTKQILKDIFKEEKERSDDTQEIAHELARVIKRDRAKQQQFMGFLIQLAFIDGEVSSGEEEALQTIAEALEFDPNAYHAIFDQFEQMMKNVQPKASIEDAYKLLGVNANDDMSTIKKAYRKLIREYHPDIIKSQGKSDEYMKEATAKTQEINQAYEMIKKAKS, encoded by the coding sequence ATGACAAATATAATTATACTTGCAATTCTTGGATACTTTTTTTACTACATATTTAAAAGTTACTCTAAATATAGCGACTACTCTAAAGAGGCATTTAAAAACTTCTCTGTCTCACATGATTCACTTAAAAATAGTGAACTAGGTCTCTTTGTAGCACTTGTCGCGAAGGTGGCAAAAGCTGATGGAAAGATTGATGCACTTGAGGCGCAACTTATTGGTATTATGTTTGATGACATTTCAGCTGTTTTCCCCCAACCAGAAAAAACAAAACAGATACTAAAAGATATATTTAAAGAAGAAAAAGAGAGAAGTGACGACACGCAAGAGATTGCTCATGAATTAGCCAGAGTAATTAAACGCGACCGTGCAAAACAGCAGCAATTTATGGGCTTTTTAATCCAACTAGCATTTATTGATGGAGAAGTAAGCTCAGGTGAAGAGGAGGCTCTACAGACTATAGCCGAAGCTTTAGAGTTTGACCCAAATGCTTACCATGCTATATTTGATCAGTTTGAGCAGATGATGAAAAATGTTCAGCCTAAAGCAAGTATAGAGGATGCATACAAACTTCTAGGGGTAAATGCTAATGATGATATGAGCACGATCAAAAAAGCATATAGAAAACTCATCCGTGAGTACCACCCAGACATCATTAAATCCCAAGGTAAGAGCGATGAGTATATGAAAGAGGCAACTGCTAAAACGCAGGAGATAAATCAAGCCTATGAGATGATAAAAAAGGCTAAATCTTAA
- a CDS encoding DUF302 domain-containing protein, with amino-acid sequence MKKLVLVLLMLTTVFANEIIIKKSSCSVDTTINNIKNIVTKKGLTVFTVVDHKKNASGVDMNMNESKLIIFGNPKVGTILMNEEMKIGLDLPLKVLVYKDDNGDVKIAYRDATWISKEHQLKEMKVVSKVDNALNKITTKAGQCKKD; translated from the coding sequence ATGAAAAAACTAGTTTTAGTTTTGCTAATGTTGACAACTGTTTTTGCAAATGAAATAATTATCAAAAAGAGTTCTTGTAGTGTAGATACAACGATTAATAATATAAAAAATATCGTTACAAAAAAAGGCTTAACTGTTTTTACTGTAGTTGACCATAAGAAGAATGCTAGTGGGGTAGATATGAATATGAATGAGTCTAAACTTATCATATTTGGAAACCCTAAAGTTGGCACTATCTTAATGAATGAAGAGATGAAAATCGGCTTAGATTTACCACTAAAGGTTTTAGTCTATAAAGATGATAATGGAGATGTGAAAATAGCATATAGAGATGCAACTTGGATATCAAAAGAGCATCAATTAAAAGAGATGAAGGTGGTATCAAAAGTTGATAACGCACTTAATAAAATAACGACAAAAGCTGGACAATGCAAAAAAGATTAA
- the nusB gene encoding transcription antitermination factor NusB, protein MATRHHARMAVVSLLYAYDLGNGNTSEHADEILEEKKIRNKQKDFALTLYDGVMENLEACDKAIVEHLKEWDFERIGTIERATLRLAAYEIMFGELDSAVVINEAVEITKAFGSEQSPKFINGVLDALSKDSSTSSE, encoded by the coding sequence ATGGCAACTAGACATCATGCCCGCATGGCAGTTGTAAGTTTACTTTATGCATATGATTTAGGTAATGGAAACACATCAGAACATGCGGATGAGATTTTAGAAGAGAAGAAAATTAGAAACAAGCAGAAAGATTTTGCGCTTACTCTTTATGATGGCGTTATGGAAAATCTTGAAGCTTGTGATAAAGCAATAGTTGAACACTTAAAAGAGTGGGATTTTGAACGTATAGGAACTATTGAAAGAGCAACTCTGCGTTTAGCTGCTTATGAGATTATGTTTGGTGAACTTGATTCTGCTGTTGTTATAAATGAAGCCGTAGAGATTACAAAAGCATTTGGAAGTGAGCAGTCACCTAAGTTTATAAACGGTGTTTTAGATGCACTCTCCAAAGATAGCTCTACATCTAGTGAATAA
- a CDS encoding multiheme c-type cytochrome: MQKILFLIILFSVYLSGKTDFTTINNCLKCHGGIEHIRDTLSGMALAIAQKAKEAGYSENSCIVCHGGNPATRHKKKAHKGTLKYFLNNPGPKEFYPAPGSTWINQNTCGMCHQEQVDAQMNSLMMTEQGKIQGALWSFGKAEGYEHNIGNYKTSNPTDPHKRLGTERYQNYMNKLALMEPQGFPSEMKELPEAPTAEEIMKDPSLAVYTYLRQECLRCHTGSKGRQKRGDFRGIGCASCHIPYSNEGFYEGDDKSISKKEKGHLLVHSIQSSREVKVKVHEVEYSGVPVETCTTCHNRGKRIGVSYQGLMETPYEGPYDSEGNPQPKLHTKRYMHMQGDIHFEKGMLCQDCHTSNDMHGDGFLGGANLAAVEVECQDCHGTTSAYPWELPLGYSDEFNTTVATGEARGTVKTMAEYLKRGSVNEPKDGYILSARGNPLIHAVKDGDEITIHLASGKDIQLKPLKKLKEDKKLSPKALLAMDTITSHNDNLECYTCHATWAPQCYGCHVKIDYSKGKQNIDYLKASHDHDIHGKTGGMKNLKDYLVDGKVTESRSFLRWEDPALSQNGEGRISPTVPGCQTTITVIGTDGKALLQNHIYKIPNVEGAGQEGQNAIDMSPIQPHTISKESRSCESCHSSAKAMGMGIMGSRVTANPSMTTITDIMSADGKILPTIIDEQIPAIANLNYDYSKFLDENGTQLQTVGHHWKLSGPLSKEQRDKLDRSGMCISCHIDIPEGNLAVSGLAHMAEMANIKIDKKEHQSILNKILNLSAIIQIVAIVFMSLMFIYIVYTIFIKKKSINPRNRGWK, translated from the coding sequence ATGCAAAAAATACTCTTTCTCATCATTCTGTTTTCAGTCTATTTATCTGGTAAAACTGATTTTACAACGATAAATAACTGCCTAAAATGTCATGGTGGAATCGAGCATATTAGAGATACTCTCTCAGGCATGGCTCTTGCTATAGCCCAAAAAGCAAAAGAAGCAGGATACTCTGAAAATAGTTGTATAGTTTGTCATGGTGGTAATCCTGCAACAAGACACAAGAAAAAAGCTCATAAAGGTACACTCAAGTACTTCTTAAATAACCCCGGACCAAAAGAGTTCTACCCAGCACCTGGAAGTACTTGGATAAATCAAAACACTTGTGGAATGTGTCATCAAGAACAAGTTGACGCTCAGATGAATTCACTTATGATGACTGAACAGGGGAAAATCCAAGGTGCACTTTGGAGTTTTGGAAAAGCTGAGGGTTACGAGCATAACATAGGAAACTATAAAACTTCAAATCCTACTGATCCACATAAACGCCTTGGAACTGAGCGTTATCAAAACTATATGAATAAGTTAGCACTAATGGAGCCACAGGGCTTTCCAAGTGAGATGAAAGAGCTCCCAGAAGCTCCAACGGCTGAGGAGATAATGAAAGACCCATCATTAGCTGTTTATACCTATCTTAGACAGGAGTGTCTGCGTTGCCATACTGGCTCAAAAGGTCGTCAAAAACGCGGTGACTTTAGAGGTATTGGGTGTGCATCATGTCATATTCCATACTCTAACGAGGGCTTTTATGAGGGTGATGATAAAAGTATAAGTAAAAAAGAGAAGGGACATCTTTTAGTCCACTCTATTCAGTCATCACGAGAAGTGAAGGTAAAAGTTCATGAGGTAGAGTACTCAGGTGTTCCTGTTGAGACATGTACGACTTGTCACAACCGTGGAAAACGCATTGGTGTTTCATATCAAGGTTTGATGGAAACACCGTATGAAGGGCCATATGACTCAGAGGGAAATCCTCAACCTAAACTTCATACGAAACGCTATATGCATATGCAAGGGGACATTCACTTTGAAAAAGGGATGTTATGTCAAGATTGCCATACTTCTAATGATATGCATGGAGATGGTTTTTTAGGTGGAGCAAACTTAGCAGCTGTTGAGGTTGAGTGTCAAGATTGTCATGGAACAACATCTGCATATCCGTGGGAACTACCACTTGGATACAGTGATGAGTTTAATACTACAGTAGCAACTGGTGAAGCTCGAGGAACTGTAAAAACTATGGCAGAGTATCTTAAACGCGGAAGCGTTAATGAGCCAAAAGATGGTTACATCTTATCTGCTCGAGGAAATCCTCTTATCCATGCCGTAAAAGATGGAGATGAGATAACTATTCATTTAGCAAGCGGAAAAGATATACAGCTCAAACCTCTTAAAAAACTAAAAGAGGATAAAAAACTCTCACCTAAAGCGCTGCTGGCTATGGATACTATCACTTCACATAATGATAATTTAGAGTGCTATACCTGTCATGCAACATGGGCACCACAATGTTATGGGTGTCATGTAAAGATTGACTACTCTAAGGGTAAGCAAAATATAGATTATTTAAAAGCATCCCACGACCATGACATACATGGTAAAACAGGTGGTATGAAAAATCTTAAAGATTATCTAGTGGATGGAAAAGTAACGGAGAGTAGAAGTTTTCTGCGCTGGGAAGACCCAGCTCTTTCTCAAAATGGAGAAGGACGAATAAGTCCAACAGTTCCAGGATGCCAGACTACTATAACAGTCATTGGTACAGATGGTAAAGCTCTGCTTCAAAATCATATATACAAAATTCCAAACGTAGAAGGAGCGGGTCAAGAGGGACAAAACGCTATAGATATGTCTCCAATTCAACCTCATACAATCTCTAAAGAGTCGCGAAGTTGTGAGTCATGTCACAGCTCCGCTAAGGCAATGGGGATGGGAATTATGGGTTCTCGTGTTACAGCAAACCCTTCTATGACTACCATTACAGATATTATGAGCGCAGATGGAAAAATCTTGCCAACCATAATAGATGAGCAGATACCTGCTATTGCAAATCTTAATTATGACTACTCAAAGTTTTTAGACGAAAATGGCACGCAACTTCAGACTGTTGGACATCACTGGAAACTCTCAGGTCCACTTTCAAAAGAGCAGCGAGACAAGCTAGACAGAAGTGGCATGTGTATCTCTTGCCATATAGATATCCCAGAAGGAAACTTAGCTGTTTCAGGACTTGCACACATGGCAGAGATGGCAAATATAAAGATAGATAAAAAAGAGCATCAGAGCATCTTAAACAAAATACTCAATCTCTCCGCTATCATTCAGATAGTTGCTATAGTATTTATGAGCTTGATGTTTATTTATATTGTTTATACTATCTTTATCAAGAAAAAATCAATAAATCCAAGAAATAGGGGATGGAAATAA
- the der gene encoding ribosome biogenesis GTPase Der, giving the protein MKKIAIIGRPNVGKSSLFNRLIKKRDAITAEIAGTTRDVKRRTVTFIDREAMLLDTGGLDKGCELFDKIKEMSLKAAYSADIILYMVDGKSIPEDEDKKLFYELQSMGKDMALVVNKIDNDKMKENLWDYYEFGTGDIFGISVAHNRNTVELLEWIASKIPDSDIIKEDEELDEDDDITIIEPELDDEEFFANKTEHDEDDDGYTYWDEDEMDGVVVDDTIFGNNDRIKEFDEEDLNHIKIAIIGRTNVGKSSLLNALLGEERSVVSSVAGTTIDPIDETVEYQGKQLTFVDTAGLRRRGRILGIEKYALMRTTEMLDNSNMALIVLDASEPFLDLDEKIAGLVDSNRLSCIIVLNKWDISKREEHDKIIKEVRDRFKFLAYAPIITLSAKSHLRVDKLHDMILEINENYSQRIPTSKINEVIEKALRRHTLPSVSGQVIRIYYGTQYETRPPKIAIIMNKPSGLHFTYRRYLTNKMREAFNFTGTPVLFKAKKRGEK; this is encoded by the coding sequence ATGAAAAAAATCGCCATTATCGGTCGTCCAAATGTTGGAAAAAGTTCACTATTTAATCGTTTAATTAAAAAACGTGATGCTATTACTGCTGAGATAGCGGGTACAACTCGTGATGTTAAACGCCGGACTGTTACATTTATAGATAGAGAAGCTATGCTTCTTGACACTGGTGGACTAGATAAAGGGTGTGAGCTTTTTGATAAAATTAAAGAGATGTCACTTAAGGCTGCTTATTCAGCTGACATTATTCTCTATATGGTTGATGGAAAAAGTATACCTGAAGATGAAGATAAAAAATTATTTTATGAGTTACAGTCTATGGGTAAAGATATGGCCCTAGTTGTAAATAAAATTGATAACGATAAAATGAAAGAGAACCTTTGGGATTATTATGAGTTTGGAACAGGTGATATTTTTGGAATATCTGTTGCACACAACCGTAATACAGTTGAACTTTTAGAGTGGATAGCAAGTAAGATTCCTGACAGCGATATCATCAAAGAAGACGAAGAGCTTGATGAAGATGATGATATAACTATAATTGAGCCTGAACTTGATGATGAAGAGTTCTTTGCAAATAAAACTGAGCATGATGAAGATGATGATGGCTATACATACTGGGATGAAGACGAGATGGATGGGGTCGTTGTCGATGACACAATCTTTGGAAATAATGACCGTATCAAAGAGTTTGATGAAGAAGATCTCAATCATATAAAAATAGCTATCATTGGGCGTACAAATGTTGGTAAAAGTTCCCTTTTAAATGCTCTTCTTGGAGAAGAACGCTCAGTTGTCAGTAGCGTAGCGGGAACAACAATTGATCCAATCGATGAGACTGTGGAGTATCAAGGTAAACAACTTACTTTTGTAGATACGGCAGGACTTCGTCGTCGTGGTAGAATCCTAGGAATAGAGAAGTATGCACTAATGCGTACAACTGAAATGCTTGACAACTCAAATATGGCGTTAATAGTTTTAGATGCGAGTGAACCATTTTTAGATCTTGATGAGAAAATTGCAGGGCTTGTAGATAGCAATAGACTCTCTTGTATTATCGTTTTAAACAAGTGGGACATCTCTAAACGCGAAGAGCATGACAAGATAATTAAAGAGGTTCGTGATAGATTTAAATTTCTTGCTTATGCCCCTATCATTACTCTCTCTGCAAAGTCACATCTAAGAGTTGATAAACTTCACGATATGATCTTAGAAATAAATGAAAACTATTCTCAGAGAATTCCAACAAGCAAAATAAATGAAGTGATAGAAAAAGCACTTCGTCGTCATACATTACCAAGTGTAAGTGGACAGGTTATTCGTATCTACTACGGAACGCAGTATGAGACTCGTCCACCAAAGATTGCAATAATAATGAATAAACCAAGTGGTCTTCACTTCACATATAGAAGATATCTTACAAACAAAATGCGTGAAGCGTTTAACTTTACGGGAACGCCAGTTCTATTTAAAGCGAAAAAACGCGGAGAGAAATAA
- the trpS gene encoding tryptophan--tRNA ligase: MKVLTGIQPSGDLHIGNYFGSIKQMVDAQKESETFAFIANYHAMSSGNGGEKLAKLTMQTATDFLSLGIDPNKSTFWVQSDVKEVLELYWILSAFTPMGLLERAHSYKDKTAKGISANHSLFSYPVLMAADILLYSPEIVPVGKDQIQHVEIARDIAVKFNNEYGDILTIPDFKVQEEVQTVPGTDGQKMSKSYGNTVNIFGEEKKQLKTIKKIVTENVALEEPKEFANCNVYNMAKLFLEGENLTTLEKRYQQGGEGHGHFKIYLAEVMWEYFREYREKRDYYMAHQDEVREILKQGALKASSIALPMIEKLRTATGIKY, encoded by the coding sequence ATGAAAGTATTAACAGGTATTCAGCCATCTGGAGACTTACATATTGGGAACTATTTTGGCTCTATAAAACAGATGGTAGATGCACAAAAAGAGAGTGAAACATTTGCCTTTATAGCAAACTACCATGCTATGAGTAGCGGAAATGGTGGAGAAAAACTAGCAAAACTTACTATGCAAACAGCTACAGACTTTTTATCCTTGGGAATAGACCCAAACAAGTCAACTTTTTGGGTGCAATCAGATGTAAAAGAGGTGCTAGAACTTTACTGGATACTCTCCGCGTTTACACCAATGGGTCTGCTAGAGCGTGCTCACAGCTATAAAGATAAAACAGCAAAGGGAATCTCTGCAAATCACTCACTTTTTTCCTATCCCGTTTTGATGGCTGCAGATATACTTTTATACTCCCCAGAGATAGTTCCTGTAGGAAAAGATCAGATACAGCATGTTGAGATAGCTCGTGACATCGCTGTTAAGTTTAACAATGAGTATGGAGATATTTTAACTATTCCTGACTTTAAAGTTCAAGAAGAGGTTCAAACTGTTCCTGGAACTGATGGGCAAAAAATGTCTAAAAGCTATGGAAATACCGTAAATATTTTTGGTGAAGAGAAGAAACAGCTTAAAACTATTAAAAAAATAGTAACTGAGAATGTAGCACTAGAAGAGCCAAAAGAGTTTGCCAACTGTAATGTATACAATATGGCAAAACTATTTTTAGAGGGTGAAAATCTAACTACACTTGAGAAACGCTACCAACAAGGTGGTGAGGGGCATGGACACTTTAAAATCTATCTGGCAGAAGTTATGTGGGAATATTTTAGAGAGTATAGAGAAAAACGCGACTACTATATGGCACACCAAGATGAAGTACGAGAGATTTTAAAACAGGGTGCACTCAAGGCAAGTAGTATAGCTTTACCAATGATAGAGAAGTTAAGAACTGCTACTGGTATAAAATACTAA
- the kdsA gene encoding 3-deoxy-8-phosphooctulonate synthase, with protein MKLLAGPCVIESEENIFKIARELEKYNNDETIDFYFKASFDKANRTSLESFRGLGIDEGLRILQKVKDDFGYKIVTDVHESIQVEQVAAVVDMLQIPAFLCRQTDLLVACAKTSCEVNIKKGQFLSADAMKYPLLKILQTRGCSEPTYENAQKHGVYLCERGNSFGYGNMVVDMRNLVIMREFAPVIFDATHSVQMPTAQDGKTGGDSSMVPHLAKAAAAIGVDGFFFETHFDPSVALSDGPNMLKLNDLENLIQKIKLIESI; from the coding sequence ATGAAACTTTTAGCAGGACCTTGCGTTATTGAGAGCGAAGAAAATATTTTTAAAATAGCTCGCGAGCTTGAGAAATATAATAATGATGAGACTATAGACTTTTATTTCAAAGCTAGTTTTGATAAGGCAAATAGAACTTCATTAGAGAGTTTTCGTGGTTTAGGAATAGATGAGGGACTTAGAATCCTTCAAAAAGTAAAAGATGATTTTGGATACAAAATTGTAACAGACGTGCATGAGTCGATTCAGGTTGAGCAAGTTGCAGCTGTTGTTGATATGCTTCAGATTCCTGCATTTTTATGTCGTCAAACGGACCTGCTTGTAGCATGTGCAAAAACATCTTGTGAAGTAAACATCAAAAAAGGGCAATTTTTATCAGCGGATGCTATGAAATATCCACTTTTAAAGATTCTTCAGACTCGTGGATGTTCAGAACCCACTTATGAAAATGCACAAAAGCATGGGGTTTATCTCTGTGAACGTGGAAATAGTTTTGGCTATGGCAATATGGTTGTAGATATGAGAAACTTAGTCATAATGAGAGAATTTGCTCCAGTGATCTTTGACGCGACTCACTCTGTTCAGATGCCTACGGCGCAAGATGGTAAAACAGGTGGAGACAGTTCAATGGTTCCACACTTAGCAAAAGCAGCTGCAGCAATAGGTGTTGATGGTTTCTTTTTTGAAACGCATTTTGACCCAAGCGTAGCTTTAAGCGATGGACCAAATATGTTAAAACTAAACGATTTAGAAAACTTAATACAAAAAATAAAACTTATAGAAAGTATTTAA
- the hemJ gene encoding protoporphyrinogen oxidase HemJ, with the protein MYEWVLWFHVISFISWFAVLFYLPRLFVYHAENIDNSGFVEVVKIQEFKLLKYIGVPSMWATVISGAYLSYLYGFSGNGWLHTKITLVVLLIIYFYSMEKYRKEFAEDRCIKSGKFFRMYNEIPTVLMLLIVGMVVLKPF; encoded by the coding sequence ATGTACGAATGGGTTTTATGGTTTCATGTAATATCTTTTATATCTTGGTTTGCAGTTCTTTTTTATCTGCCTAGACTTTTTGTTTATCATGCAGAAAATATTGATAACAGTGGTTTTGTTGAAGTTGTGAAAATACAAGAGTTTAAACTCTTAAAATATATTGGTGTACCTTCGATGTGGGCCACAGTAATTAGTGGAGCATATCTTAGCTATCTCTATGGATTTTCTGGAAATGGATGGCTACATACTAAAATAACTCTTGTAGTTCTTTTAATAATTTACTTCTACTCAATGGAAAAGTATAGAAAAGAGTTTGCTGAAGATAGATGCATTAAGTCAGGAAAGTTTTTTAGAATGTATAATGAAATTCCTACAGTTTTAATGCTTCTGATTGTAGGAATGGTAGTACTCAAACCATTCTAG
- the ribH gene encoding 6,7-dimethyl-8-ribityllumazine synthase produces the protein MKLIEGKLKVLNGKKIAVVSTRWNHFIVDRLVEGATDAFDRHGGDEDDITQVIVPGAFELPMIVDQLLASGKYDAVCALGAVIRGATPHFDYVSAEATKGIATMSLKYQKPVSFGLLTTDTIEQAIERAGTKAGNKGFEAMTTVIEMLNLYEEL, from the coding sequence ATGAAGTTAATTGAAGGTAAATTAAAAGTACTAAATGGTAAAAAAATAGCGGTTGTTAGTACAAGATGGAATCACTTTATAGTTGATAGACTAGTTGAGGGTGCTACGGATGCTTTTGACCGTCATGGTGGAGATGAAGATGATATCACTCAAGTAATAGTGCCAGGTGCTTTTGAGCTTCCAATGATTGTTGACCAACTTTTAGCATCTGGAAAGTATGATGCAGTATGTGCTCTAGGAGCAGTTATCCGTGGTGCTACACCTCACTTTGATTATGTTTCTGCTGAGGCAACAAAGGGAATAGCGACTATGAGTTTAAAGTACCAAAAACCAGTGAGTTTTGGACTTTTAACTACTGATACGATTGAGCAAGCGATAGAGAGAGCTGGAACAAAGGCTGGAAACAAAGGTTTTGAAGCAATGACTACTGTTATAGAGATGTTAAACCTTTATGAGGAACTGTAA
- a CDS encoding LPP20 family lipoprotein, with protein MIKTFSSIALAGLIAASISGCGGATPAPKQEADFRCKQENTLAPTWTCTPMVEGAYAGVGTAAKSAAGMGHMRRVALANGRSDLAQQIKSQVKDKVEVFTRATGAGDQETVDSVSTAVTKQVAKVDLQGSKGVDSWTAPSGTLFMLVTVGESEVNKEVKNAVKTSFKNDQALWQQFQSKKALEGLEAEFPSE; from the coding sequence ATGATCAAAACTTTTTCGTCGATAGCTCTTGCAGGTTTAATCGCTGCTTCAATTTCAGGATGTGGTGGTGCTACTCCAGCTCCAAAGCAAGAAGCAGATTTTCGTTGTAAACAAGAAAATACTTTAGCTCCTACATGGACATGTACACCTATGGTTGAGGGTGCTTATGCGGGTGTTGGTACAGCTGCTAAGAGTGCTGCTGGAATGGGACACATGAGAAGAGTAGCTCTAGCTAATGGTCGTTCAGACTTAGCACAGCAGATAAAATCTCAAGTAAAAGACAAGGTAGAGGTATTTACTAGAGCAACTGGTGCTGGTGATCAAGAGACTGTTGACTCTGTATCTACTGCTGTAACTAAACAAGTTGCAAAAGTTGATTTACAAGGCTCAAAAGGAGTTGATTCGTGGACTGCTCCATCAGGTACTCTTTTTATGCTAGTAACAGTTGGTGAGTCTGAAGTAAATAAAGAAGTGAAAAATGCAGTTAAAACTAGCTTTAAAAATGATCAAGCTTTGTGGCAGCAGTTTCAATCTAAAAAGGCTTTAGAAGGTTTAGAAGCGGAATTTCCTTCTGAATAA
- a CDS encoding DMT family transporter: MNRIYKLDKGVKYMLIASFAFAIMGAFAKLASLSMPSLEVVFFRNVAGVILVGIAVLKSPMKNKGGKALLLFFRGFMGFVAVLAFFYNIAHISLGDAMTYSKTSPIFTAIFAWLFLSEKLSFQAWLAIFVGFIGILFITQPTGLGFSKYDVLGIFSGVGAALAYTAVRELKSYYDTRAIVLSFMGVGTVGPIVLFLISPYVKLPELDFMLGEFVMPQGVVWFYVLGMGIFATIAQLLMTKAYGETKAGIIGAVSYSNILFSILVGVLLGDSLPSMITTFGIVLIVLAGIMVAKTK; encoded by the coding sequence ATGAATAGAATATATAAATTAGACAAGGGTGTAAAGTATATGCTTATTGCATCTTTTGCATTTGCCATAATGGGTGCATTTGCAAAACTTGCAAGTTTGAGTATGCCCTCTCTTGAGGTAGTGTTTTTTAGAAATGTAGCAGGTGTGATTTTAGTCGGAATCGCAGTGCTTAAATCTCCTATGAAAAATAAAGGTGGAAAAGCTCTTTTACTCTTTTTTAGAGGATTTATGGGTTTTGTTGCAGTGCTTGCATTTTTTTATAATATCGCACATATCTCACTCGGTGATGCTATGACTTACTCAAAGACTTCACCTATATTTACGGCGATATTCGCATGGCTTTTTTTGTCAGAGAAATTATCTTTTCAAGCATGGCTAGCTATTTTTGTAGGCTTTATTGGCATACTATTTATAACACAACCTACCGGTCTTGGATTTTCTAAGTATGATGTTTTAGGGATTTTTTCAGGTGTAGGTGCAGCACTCGCATACACTGCTGTAAGAGAGCTCAAAAGCTATTATGACACTCGAGCAATAGTACTTTCATTCATGGGAGTAGGAACTGTTGGACCGATTGTTCTGTTTTTAATATCCCCTTATGTTAAGTTACCTGAGTTAGATTTCATGCTTGGTGAGTTTGTTATGCCTCAAGGTGTTGTTTGGTTTTATGTCCTAGGAATGGGTATTTTCGCCACTATCGCTCAGTTACTGATGACAAAAGCTTATGGAGAGACGAAGGCAGGAATCATTGGAGCTGTGTCTTATAGTAATATACTTTTTTCGATTCTGGTTGGAGTATTGCTTGGAGACTCTTTACCATCGATGATTACAACATTTGGAATAGTTCTTATTGTTTTAGCTGGAATAATGGTTGCAAAAACTAAGTAA